GCATGCAGGAAAAAATGGCATCGAACTATCGTGCTTCCAGTCGCTCGTTCCAGGCGACGGAGGGGGTGTTGCGCAACACTGAGCGCGCGGCAGAAGCCATCACGGACCGCACGGCGCTGCCGGACGGAAGCCTGATCAGCGCGACGTCGATTTCGATAAATTGTGAGGACGGGTTTGACCCGGTCGCGTGGGCCCGCCAGAAGCCGGTCCCCGCGTTGCCCGCTGTCAATGTCCGGCGCATCGACAAATGCGGCGGACCCGGCGGC
This is a stretch of genomic DNA from Stenotrophomonas rhizophila. It encodes these proteins:
- a CDS encoding pilus assembly PilX family protein, with product MNRPSHFPRPIPRSQRGAVLYVALIMLLLLALIGVAGMQVAGMQEKMASNYRASSRSFQATEGVLRNTERAAEAITDRTALPDGSLISATSISINCEDGFDPVAWARQKPVPALPAVNVRRIDKCGGPGGNPLDEGQPNDDDSASFQITAYSTDNTANPSSWTVIDTIFKL